The Spirochaetota bacterium genomic sequence CGGCAAAATACATGTAGTGCGTGTGCCGGCATACTCACCTTATGCAATAGCAGAACACGCAGCAGCGCTTATGCTTTCTCTTAACCGCAAGACCTATAAAGCCTACCACCGCACCCGTGACGGTAATTTTTCAATAAACGGACTGCTCGGATTTGACATGAAGGGGAAGACCGCCGGCGTCATAGGTACAGGCAAAATAGGGAAATGCCTTATATCAATATTGAAAGGCTTCGGTATGACTGTATTGGCCTATGACCTCTATCCAGATGAAACATATGCCAAAGAAACAAGCGTAAAATTTGTCTCTCTTGAGGAAATATACAAATGTTCAGATATCATCTCTCTGCACTGCCCTCTTAATAAAGAAACAGAGCATATGATAAACGCTGATTCAATTGGAAAGATGAAAAATGGTGTAATGATCATAAACACGAGCCGAGGAAAACTTATCGACACACAAGCCTTAATAGCCGGTCTAAAGTCAGGTAAGATCGGCTCAACCGGACTTGATGTATACGAAGAAGAGAGCGAATATTTCTTTGAAGACAGATCTCTCGAACTTATAACAGATGATATGCTTGCTCGCCTACTTACATTTCCTAACGTACTAATGACATCCCATCAGGCATTTTTTACAAAAGAGGCCCTTCACAACATAGCGCAGACGACCTTACACAATTTTAAAGAATTTTTTGAAGGTGAATACTTAAAAAATGAAGTATGCTATAAATGCGATAATCAATGCAAAAAAAAACAAAATAAACGGTGTTTTTGAAACGAATAACTTCGACCAGTTATTCCACTGGATTAGTGTAGGCTGACTGGTAAACTTATTGTTAAATGTCATGAGAAACAAAGATCTAATTATCGCTAATCTTGAAGAGGCGATAAAACAACCTCAAGAAATGGCCAAGTATCTCAGAGATGTTCCAGAGTACTCTGAAGTAGAGCTACAGATAGATCTTGAGAACGCTTATCATCATTTTAATTATGGTTTGCATATAATAAATGCAAATGGCATCGTCATAGGCACTCCAGGATCATTCCCATAAATGTATATGGGAATGATGATAGCAGGAAGTAAATAAAAACATACAAACTTGGCTATATTTCTATTATGCAGAGTAGATCATTACTTACGATGTGTGATATTCCCTCTGAAACTATCGATAAGTTTCTTGAAAATTGGTGTGAGGTAATAGTTCAGTCGTGGGTGGAAGATAAATTCGCCAATGGTTTTATGGCTAGGCTGTAAAACTAATCGACGTTTATGTTATATCAATGATTGTCGTTAAAAACAATCATACTACTCTTTTTGTTATTGCACATCCTTTAATTGACAGTATAATCTAACCAAATAGTGCCAAGGATAAAAGTATAAATCACACAAACCTATTGGAAAGCTATTAATTGGACCGAAATTAATAAGCCTTTGGGAATTATTGAGAAGTCTTTGACAATTACCTCTGATTGAATAACCATAACTAACGAATTCACTTAGATGTGTGTTTCACTGCCGTTTCACCCACACCGGTGATTTGGAGCGTTAAATTATTACCTAATATGTGCATGAGGAGATAATAATGGAAGTTACAAAGCTAAAGCTTATCTACTTTTCGCCCACTGGAACCACTCAAAAAGTATTGGAAAGTATTGCTAAAGGTATCACTGTTGAAGCTGTAGAGTATATTAATCTGACACTTCCGGAAGGTGCTCAACAAACAATTCCACCCTTTTCAGATGAACTCGTAATTATAGGTGCACC encodes the following:
- a CDS encoding 2-hydroxyacid dehydrogenase, encoding MGKKIAFFDAKLYDRRSFTDVNKDFGFDITYFDTHLNAQTAPLSGKFDALCAFVNDTIDSAVIESVVKHGLQIIGLRCAGYNNVDIKAAYGKIHVVRVPAYSPYAIAEHAAALMLSLNRKTYKAYHRTRDGNFSINGLLGFDMKGKTAGVIGTGKIGKCLISILKGFGMTVLAYDLYPDETYAKETSVKFVSLEEIYKCSDIISLHCPLNKETEHMINADSIGKMKNGVMIINTSRGKLIDTQALIAGLKSGKIGSTGLDVYEEESEYFFEDRSLELITDDMLARLLTFPNVLMTSHQAFFTKEALHNIAQTTLHNFKEFFEGEYLKNEVCYKCDNQCKKKQNKRCF